In Hyphomicrobium denitrificans 1NES1, one DNA window encodes the following:
- a CDS encoding dihydroorotase encodes MSKAIEKPKNVGKATVFINARLIDPASNRDEPGGLLVKDGIIADIGGHLRRNAPDGAAVIDCKGHVLAPGLIDAQVFTGEPGYEHRETLKTASHAAAAGGVTTIVVMPETNPVIDQVSLVDFIQRRARDNALVHVHTMAAMTKGLKGEEMTEIGLLKRAGAIAFSNGKSSIVNTRVMRNVLSYAKDFNALVVHHTEDPYLSGNGAMNSGEVAARLGLPGTSKIAETIILERDVRIVEMTGGRYHAATISCQDSLDVVKAAKAKKLPVTCGVSINHLTLNENDIGSYRTFFKVRPPLRREEDRVAMVQALANGDVDVIVSSHDPQDADTKRRPFAEAADGAVGLETLLSAALRLVHSGDVTLAAMLKALTINPARLLGLHSGRLAKGAIADLVLFDPGEPWVVNKDVLRSRSKNTPFDEAKMQGRVLRTVVAGETVYEYAGIERT; translated from the coding sequence ATGAGCAAAGCCATCGAGAAGCCCAAAAACGTCGGCAAGGCGACGGTCTTCATCAATGCCCGCCTGATCGATCCAGCGTCCAATCGCGACGAACCTGGCGGATTGCTCGTCAAAGACGGCATTATCGCGGATATAGGCGGACATCTGCGCCGCAATGCTCCGGACGGCGCGGCGGTCATCGACTGCAAAGGCCATGTCCTCGCCCCTGGCTTGATCGACGCCCAGGTGTTTACCGGCGAACCCGGATACGAGCACCGCGAAACGTTGAAGACCGCGAGCCACGCCGCGGCCGCCGGCGGCGTCACGACGATCGTCGTCATGCCCGAGACCAATCCGGTGATCGATCAGGTCTCGTTGGTCGATTTCATTCAACGCCGCGCCCGCGACAATGCCCTCGTCCATGTCCACACAATGGCTGCAATGACGAAGGGCCTCAAAGGCGAAGAAATGACCGAGATCGGCCTCCTGAAGCGCGCCGGAGCCATCGCGTTCTCGAACGGCAAATCCAGCATCGTCAATACGCGCGTGATGCGCAACGTGCTGAGCTACGCCAAGGACTTCAACGCCCTCGTCGTTCATCATACGGAAGACCCCTATCTCTCAGGTAACGGCGCGATGAACTCCGGTGAGGTTGCCGCCCGCCTCGGGCTTCCGGGAACCTCAAAGATCGCCGAGACGATCATCCTCGAACGCGATGTCCGTATCGTTGAAATGACGGGCGGGCGTTATCATGCAGCGACCATCAGCTGTCAGGATAGCCTTGATGTCGTGAAGGCCGCGAAAGCGAAAAAGCTTCCGGTGACGTGCGGCGTGTCAATCAATCACCTGACGCTGAACGAAAACGACATCGGCTCCTATCGCACGTTCTTCAAGGTCCGTCCGCCTCTGCGCCGGGAAGAGGACCGTGTGGCGATGGTTCAGGCCTTGGCCAACGGCGATGTCGACGTTATCGTTTCCAGTCATGATCCGCAGGACGCGGACACAAAGCGACGCCCCTTCGCAGAAGCTGCAGATGGGGCTGTCGGTCTCGAGACGCTGCTCTCAGCGGCGCTGCGTCTCGTGCATTCCGGTGATGTGACGCTTGCGGCAATGCTCAAGGCACTGACCATCAATCCAGCGCGGCTGCTCGGTCTGCACAGCGGACGGCTCGCGAAGGGCGCCATCGCCGATCTCGTGCTTTTCGATCCCGGCGAGCCGTGGGTCGTTAACAAGGATGTTTTGCGCTCGCGCTCGAAAAACACGCCGTTCGATGAAGCGAAGATGCAAGGCCGCGTGCTTCGAACAGTTGTTGCCGGCGAAACGGTCTACGAATACGCTGGGATCGAACGCACGTAA
- the plsY gene encoding glycerol-3-phosphate 1-O-acyltransferase PlsY, translated as MDSSSPPELLIAFGLGYLLGAIPFGLLLTHLAGLGDVRQIGSGNIGATNVLRTGHRGLAAATLLLDAAKGAAAVLIANYCFGQTAAAIAGLGALLGHIFPVWLKFKGGKGVATFLGVLSAMAWEVAAIFAIVWLAVAAVTRISSLSAMVATVAVPIGAWVLGYNQVAAVSVLMAAIILIKHRGNIRRLLAGEEPKIGAKA; from the coding sequence ATGGACTCATCGTCCCCCCCTGAGCTGCTGATTGCATTCGGCCTCGGGTACCTATTGGGGGCTATTCCGTTCGGCCTGCTGCTGACGCATCTCGCGGGCCTCGGTGACGTCCGCCAGATCGGCTCCGGCAATATCGGTGCAACGAACGTACTGCGGACGGGCCACAGAGGCCTTGCGGCGGCGACACTTCTTCTCGACGCCGCGAAAGGAGCTGCTGCGGTCCTGATCGCGAATTACTGCTTTGGACAGACGGCAGCGGCGATCGCCGGCTTGGGCGCTTTACTCGGCCATATCTTTCCGGTCTGGCTGAAGTTTAAAGGCGGGAAGGGTGTTGCGACCTTCCTCGGCGTGCTGAGTGCAATGGCATGGGAAGTGGCGGCGATTTTCGCGATTGTCTGGCTCGCCGTGGCCGCCGTAACCCGGATATCCTCGCTATCGGCGATGGTCGCAACAGTCGCTGTTCCGATCGGTGCCTGGGTTCTCGGCTACAATCAGGTTGCCGCCGTGTCGGTGCTGATGGCCGCAATCATCCTTATCAAGCATCGCGGAAACATCCGCAGGCTTCTGGCAGGCGAGGAGCCTAAGATCGGTGCCAAAGCCTGA
- the dprA gene encoding DNA-processing protein DprA, giving the protein MPKPEQSHLFRPAPLPTAALSDAERLACLRLIRSENVGPVTFRELINHFGGAQNALEALPELSRRGGAGRPIRLSSRAEAEQELEKACRCDAVPLFTIEPGYPAVLARSDAPPPMLYVKGRREFLNAPAIAIVGSRQCSAAGVQLTRRFASELGQAGLVVVSGLARGIDRAAHEASLAYGTIAVLAGGIDWVYPREHADLQRSIGEDGCLVTDRPPGFNPRERDFPRRNRIIAGLAYGVVIVEAALRSGTLTTARYANDLGREVFALPGHPLDPRAEGTNRLIKQGATLVTEPSEVVEILRPIVGPETCCKPSGESSFAPLVASGQPGPQPAGSPPDLRRGSGRPEEMAAVLAALGPAPIAIDAIVRATGITVQSVHIALLELDLAGRIERQGLSLVALKSP; this is encoded by the coding sequence GTGCCAAAGCCTGAACAGTCTCACCTTTTCAGACCTGCACCTTTGCCTACGGCGGCGCTTTCCGATGCGGAGCGTCTGGCGTGTCTGAGACTCATACGGTCCGAGAACGTCGGGCCGGTCACGTTTCGCGAACTGATCAACCATTTCGGCGGCGCGCAGAACGCGCTTGAGGCGCTACCGGAGCTCTCACGGCGTGGCGGCGCCGGGCGGCCCATCCGTCTCAGTTCACGCGCCGAGGCCGAGCAAGAGCTCGAAAAAGCCTGTCGTTGCGACGCAGTCCCCCTGTTCACGATCGAACCGGGATATCCTGCCGTGCTTGCACGTAGCGATGCGCCACCGCCGATGCTTTACGTGAAGGGCCGCCGCGAATTTCTGAACGCACCGGCCATTGCGATCGTTGGATCGCGCCAGTGCTCGGCAGCGGGCGTGCAGTTGACGCGGCGTTTTGCGAGCGAGTTGGGACAAGCTGGCCTCGTCGTCGTGTCAGGCCTTGCGCGCGGGATCGACCGCGCCGCGCATGAGGCCTCGCTTGCGTACGGGACAATCGCGGTTCTTGCCGGAGGGATCGATTGGGTCTACCCGCGCGAACATGCCGACCTCCAACGCTCCATCGGTGAGGATGGGTGTCTGGTCACGGATCGCCCGCCCGGCTTCAATCCGCGCGAACGGGATTTCCCGCGGCGCAACCGCATCATCGCCGGGCTCGCCTATGGCGTCGTTATCGTCGAAGCAGCCCTGCGTTCGGGGACGCTGACGACGGCGCGCTATGCCAACGACCTTGGTCGCGAGGTCTTTGCGCTACCCGGCCATCCGCTCGACCCGCGCGCCGAAGGCACCAATCGTCTGATCAAACAGGGTGCAACGCTCGTCACCGAACCAAGCGAAGTTGTCGAAATCCTGCGGCCGATCGTTGGTCCCGAGACTTGTTGCAAACCTTCTGGCGAGTCGAGTTTCGCGCCGCTGGTTGCGTCGGGTCAGCCCGGCCCGCAGCCAGCTGGGTCGCCGCCCGACCTCCGGCGCGGATCGGGGCGCCCCGAGGAAATGGCAGCCGTTCTGGCAGCGCTAGGTCCCGCGCCTATTGCGATCGATGCGATCGTGCGGGCCACCGGCATCACCGTGCAAAGCGTCCACATTGCTCTTCTGGAACTCGATCTGGCTGGGCGGATCGAGCGCCAAGGTCTTAGTCTCGTAGCATTGAAAAGCCCATAA
- the topA gene encoding type I DNA topoisomerase produces MNVVIVESAAKAKTINKYLGSGYKVIASYGHVRDLPAKDGSVEPDHDFAMHWEVDGKSQKIMREIAEALKKADKLILATDPDREGEAISWHILEILNHKKALKKGTEVERVAFNAITKQSILAALKEPRKIDEPLVDAYLARRALDYLVGFTLSPVLWRKLPGARSAGRVQSVALRLVCDREAEIEAFKTEEYWTIEALLTTSKGEDIKTRLVAIEGSTLKKLDIKDEASATAIKAALEGRDFRIASIEKKAAKRNPYPPFTTSTLQMDASRKLGFSAKQTMQIAQRLYEGVDIGGETVGLITYMRTDGVQIVPEAVSHIRDVISAEYGKQYTPFAREYKTKAKNAQEAHEAIRPTDPRRKSDQVRKYLEKDQAALYDLIWKRTIASQMAPADIEQTAVEIETKGSDGKTYGLRANGSVLQFDGFLRVYEEGRDDRFRYIEKGKDDPEGEDEDRRLPPLAEGDHLKDKEISADQHFTQPPPRFSEATLVKRMEELGIGRPSTYASTMAVLVDRDYVRIEKKRLIPEDKGRLVIAFLESFFKRYVEYDFTADLEEKLDLISNNELAYKEVLRDFWRQFIASVGDIKDLRVGDVLEALNEMLGPHVFPDKGDGSDPRLCPKCGQGRLSLKISGKYGAFIGCGNYPDCNYTRQLTPSDNGEDTLDGKVLGYNDDGLAVTLRTGRFGPYLQLGEAEGDEKPKRSSIPRGIDAATLDFEKAMQLLSLPRDVGEHPTEGGMVTAGLGRYGPFILHEHDGAKTYVNLESIEDVFTVGLNRAVTLLAEKRAGGGKSRFQRSAPKVLKELGEHPSEGGPVQVLEGRYGPYVTHNKVNATVPRGKDPASLTLDEAVALIAERIANGGGKKSKASRSAKPKVAKAAKPAKEEAAPAAKRPAKQAAAKKAAPAKKAAAKPAAKKLAKAKA; encoded by the coding sequence ATGAACGTCGTTATCGTCGAATCCGCCGCTAAGGCCAAGACGATCAACAAGTATTTGGGGTCTGGCTACAAGGTCATAGCGTCTTACGGACATGTCCGTGACCTCCCCGCCAAGGACGGCTCGGTGGAGCCCGACCACGATTTTGCAATGCACTGGGAGGTCGACGGCAAATCCCAGAAGATCATGCGCGAGATCGCTGAGGCGCTCAAAAAGGCCGACAAACTGATCCTCGCAACCGACCCTGACCGCGAAGGCGAAGCGATCTCCTGGCACATCCTGGAGATTCTCAATCACAAGAAGGCGCTCAAGAAAGGCACCGAGGTCGAGCGCGTCGCCTTCAACGCCATCACCAAGCAGTCAATCCTCGCCGCGCTGAAAGAGCCACGCAAGATCGACGAACCGCTCGTTGATGCCTACCTTGCGCGCCGGGCGCTCGACTATCTCGTCGGCTTTACGCTGTCGCCTGTGCTTTGGCGCAAGCTGCCGGGCGCGCGTTCCGCCGGGCGTGTCCAATCGGTGGCGCTGAGGCTCGTCTGCGACCGCGAAGCCGAGATCGAAGCGTTCAAGACCGAAGAATACTGGACGATTGAAGCTTTGCTCACGACGAGCAAGGGCGAAGACATCAAAACACGCCTCGTCGCAATCGAAGGATCGACGCTCAAAAAGCTTGATATCAAGGACGAAGCCTCGGCGACCGCGATCAAGGCGGCGCTCGAAGGCCGCGATTTCCGCATCGCGTCGATCGAGAAGAAAGCCGCCAAACGCAATCCCTATCCGCCGTTTACCACCTCGACCTTGCAGATGGACGCATCGCGCAAGCTCGGCTTCTCAGCCAAGCAGACGATGCAGATCGCACAACGTCTTTATGAAGGCGTCGACATCGGCGGCGAGACGGTCGGCCTCATCACATACATGCGAACGGACGGCGTTCAGATCGTGCCTGAAGCCGTAAGCCATATCCGCGATGTCATCTCAGCCGAGTACGGCAAGCAGTACACACCGTTCGCGCGCGAATACAAAACCAAGGCCAAGAACGCGCAGGAAGCGCATGAAGCGATCCGCCCAACCGATCCGCGCCGGAAGTCCGATCAGGTCCGCAAGTATCTCGAAAAGGACCAGGCGGCGCTTTACGACTTGATCTGGAAACGCACGATCGCGAGCCAGATGGCGCCCGCCGATATCGAGCAGACCGCGGTCGAGATCGAAACCAAAGGCAGCGACGGCAAAACTTATGGTCTGCGTGCCAACGGCTCGGTGCTACAGTTCGATGGCTTCCTCAGGGTCTACGAGGAAGGCCGCGATGACCGCTTCCGCTACATCGAGAAAGGCAAGGACGATCCGGAAGGCGAGGACGAAGACCGCCGACTGCCGCCTCTCGCCGAAGGCGACCATCTCAAGGACAAGGAAATCAGCGCGGACCAGCACTTTACCCAGCCGCCGCCGCGCTTTTCGGAAGCGACGCTCGTCAAACGCATGGAAGAGCTCGGCATCGGCCGACCTTCGACTTACGCATCGACGATGGCGGTGCTTGTCGACCGTGACTACGTGCGGATCGAGAAGAAGCGCCTAATCCCGGAGGACAAAGGCCGCCTCGTCATCGCGTTCCTCGAAAGCTTTTTCAAGCGTTACGTGGAATACGATTTCACGGCGGACCTCGAAGAAAAGCTCGACCTCATCTCCAATAACGAGCTTGCATATAAAGAGGTGCTTCGCGATTTCTGGCGGCAGTTCATCGCGTCGGTCGGCGACATCAAGGATCTGCGCGTCGGCGACGTCCTCGAAGCCCTGAACGAGATGCTCGGGCCGCACGTCTTCCCGGACAAGGGAGACGGCAGCGACCCGCGTCTTTGTCCGAAGTGCGGACAGGGGCGACTCAGCCTGAAAATTTCAGGCAAGTACGGCGCGTTCATCGGCTGCGGAAATTACCCGGACTGCAATTACACGCGCCAGCTGACGCCGAGCGACAACGGCGAAGATACGCTCGACGGCAAAGTGCTCGGCTACAACGACGACGGCCTCGCCGTCACTCTGCGCACCGGCCGCTTCGGCCCTTACCTTCAACTCGGTGAAGCCGAAGGAGATGAAAAGCCGAAACGCTCCAGCATTCCGAGGGGCATCGACGCCGCCACACTGGATTTCGAGAAGGCGATGCAGCTGCTGTCGCTGCCGCGTGACGTCGGCGAGCATCCGACGGAAGGCGGCATGGTCACTGCAGGTCTCGGCCGCTACGGACCGTTCATCCTGCATGAGCACGACGGTGCCAAGACCTACGTCAATCTCGAAAGCATCGAGGACGTCTTTACGGTCGGTCTCAATCGAGCCGTAACGCTGCTCGCCGAAAAGCGCGCCGGCGGCGGCAAAAGCCGCTTCCAGCGCAGCGCTCCCAAGGTGCTGAAAGAGCTGGGCGAGCATCCGAGCGAGGGCGGCCCCGTACAGGTGCTTGAGGGCCGCTACGGTCCTTACGTGACCCATAATAAAGTCAACGCCACGGTACCTCGCGGCAAGGACCCCGCTTCTCTGACGCTCGATGAAGCTGTTGCTCTCATTGCAGAGCGTATCGCCAACGGTGGTGGCAAGAAATCGAAGGCGTCGCGATCGGCAAAGCCGAAGGTGGCCAAGGCCGCGAAACCCGCCAAGGAGGAAGCTGCTCCCGCCGCAAAACGACCAGCCAAACAAGCTGCTGCGAAGAAAGCAGCCCCGGCGAAGAAGGCAGCGGCCAAACCGGCAGCCAAGAAACTCGCAAAGGCCAAAGCCTGA
- the rnr gene encoding ribonuclease R codes for MKQKSRGKTPVGKPHAATRVAADRGLPSKEQILEFLNTAQGKAGKREIARAFGVSGGARIALKRILSEMAAEGTLAGDKKHLREKGKLPPVTTLEITGRDDDGDLIAKPLQWDEEDGKRPTVRLALSTRTSDNDIGIGDRVLAKLTKLPRGSGGASYEATPIKKLPKDKRRLLGIFRASKRGGGTIEPIDRKELKSWPILPDDAGGAGDGDLVRFELVRRGRFATPRAEIVESLGNPDDQRQISLIAIHAHGIPEDFPESVLKECETLSPPTMDGRADLRAIPLLTIDPVDARDHDDAVHAESDSDPKNEGGFIVTVAIADVAHYIRPGSKIDREAQLRGNSVYFPDRVVPMLPEKISNDLCSLREGEERACLAVHMVFDRHGEKRRHKFVRAMMRSAAKLSYQEAQTAIDGQPSEKCEPLMDRALKPLWAAYKAVAVARDKRGPLDLDLPERRIVLDDKGQVAQVVTPERLEAHRLIEEFMIQANVAAAETLEEKRLPLVYRVHDAPSAEKLKGLRDFLETLDMKVPHAGALRPEAFNKVLEQAKSLPVPDLISEVILRSQSQAEYAPKNIGHFGLNLVRYAHFTSPIRRYADLIVHRALIRALGLGPDGLTDEEIPRLASVAKTISDTERRAMSAERETTDRLIAAHLADRVGATFPARIAGVTRSGLFVRLEDTGADGYIPISSLGDDYYHHIEGAHALVGARTGAGYRLGDTVEVRLLEAIPSAGALRFEMLTPATRGNFGALRAGSRGLPRKRFGKFQRRR; via the coding sequence CTGAAGCAGAAATCACGAGGGAAGACGCCAGTCGGCAAACCGCATGCCGCAACGCGCGTTGCCGCCGACCGCGGTCTGCCGAGCAAAGAGCAGATCCTTGAATTCCTGAATACCGCGCAGGGGAAGGCCGGGAAGCGCGAGATCGCGCGGGCGTTCGGCGTTTCGGGCGGCGCACGCATCGCGCTCAAGCGCATTCTCTCCGAGATGGCGGCCGAAGGCACGCTCGCGGGCGACAAGAAACATCTCAGAGAAAAAGGAAAGCTGCCGCCGGTCACAACGCTCGAAATCACGGGCCGCGACGACGACGGCGACTTAATCGCAAAGCCGCTGCAATGGGACGAAGAAGACGGCAAACGGCCGACCGTGCGTCTGGCCCTTTCGACGCGCACTTCTGATAACGACATCGGCATCGGCGACCGGGTTCTCGCGAAGCTCACGAAACTGCCGCGCGGCAGCGGCGGCGCCTCGTATGAAGCGACACCGATCAAGAAGCTGCCCAAGGACAAGCGCCGGCTGCTTGGCATTTTCCGGGCCTCAAAGCGCGGCGGCGGTACAATCGAGCCGATCGACCGCAAGGAACTGAAAAGCTGGCCGATCCTACCTGACGACGCAGGCGGTGCGGGTGACGGCGATCTCGTGCGCTTCGAACTCGTCCGGCGCGGGAGATTTGCGACACCCCGCGCTGAGATCGTCGAAAGCCTCGGCAATCCCGACGACCAGCGGCAGATTTCGCTGATCGCGATTCATGCGCACGGCATTCCGGAGGACTTTCCGGAAAGCGTGCTGAAGGAATGCGAAACACTTTCTCCGCCGACGATGGACGGGCGCGCCGACCTACGCGCAATCCCGCTTCTGACGATCGATCCCGTCGACGCGCGCGACCATGACGACGCCGTGCATGCCGAGTCCGACAGTGATCCCAAGAATGAGGGCGGCTTCATAGTTACGGTCGCGATTGCCGATGTCGCGCACTACATCCGGCCCGGCTCCAAGATCGACCGCGAGGCGCAACTGCGCGGCAACTCGGTTTATTTTCCGGATCGCGTCGTGCCGATGCTGCCGGAAAAGATTTCAAACGACCTTTGTTCGCTGCGCGAGGGCGAAGAGCGCGCCTGCCTCGCCGTGCACATGGTTTTCGACCGGCACGGCGAGAAGCGGCGTCATAAGTTCGTCCGCGCGATGATGCGGTCGGCCGCCAAGCTCTCCTATCAGGAAGCGCAGACGGCAATCGACGGGCAGCCTTCGGAGAAATGCGAACCATTGATGGATCGCGCTCTGAAGCCGCTTTGGGCCGCGTACAAGGCGGTTGCGGTCGCGCGCGACAAGCGCGGACCTCTAGACCTCGACCTGCCGGAACGCAGAATCGTTCTCGACGACAAAGGCCAAGTCGCGCAGGTCGTCACGCCGGAGCGGCTCGAAGCGCACCGCCTGATCGAGGAGTTCATGATCCAGGCGAACGTCGCGGCCGCCGAGACGCTCGAAGAAAAGCGACTGCCGCTCGTCTACCGGGTGCACGACGCGCCGAGCGCGGAGAAGCTGAAGGGCCTTCGGGACTTTCTCGAAACCCTCGACATGAAAGTTCCACACGCAGGCGCCCTGAGGCCGGAAGCTTTCAACAAAGTTCTCGAACAGGCAAAATCGCTGCCGGTGCCGGATCTCATCAGCGAAGTGATCCTGCGCTCGCAATCGCAGGCAGAATACGCACCGAAGAATATCGGCCACTTCGGATTGAACCTCGTGCGGTATGCGCACTTTACCTCGCCCATCCGCCGCTATGCCGACCTCATCGTTCACCGCGCGCTGATCCGTGCCTTGGGTCTCGGACCCGATGGTCTGACGGATGAAGAAATCCCGCGGCTGGCCAGCGTCGCGAAGACAATTTCCGATACCGAGCGGCGCGCGATGTCGGCGGAACGCGAAACGACGGATCGCCTCATCGCCGCCCATCTTGCCGATCGCGTCGGCGCGACGTTCCCCGCGCGCATTGCAGGTGTGACGCGCTCGGGGCTGTTCGTGCGGCTCGAGGACACCGGTGCCGACGGCTATATCCCGATTTCGAGCCTGGGCGACGATTATTATCACCATATCGAGGGTGCGCACGCGCTCGTCGGCGCACGGACCGGGGCCGGATATCGTCTCGGAGATACCGTCGAAGTGCGGCTGCTCGAAGCCATTCCCTCGGCCGGAGCATTGCGCTTTGAAATGCTGACGCCCGCAACCCGTGGAAATTTTGGGGCGCTCAGGGCCGGCTCGCGCGGGCTTCCCAGAAAAAGATTCGGCAAATTCCAGCGCCGTCGATAA
- a CDS encoding DUF983 domain-containing protein, producing the protein MTQPLEPPITMTMSDFVPEATSADDLPHRDIWQSLKRGWRQKCPSCGDGRIYGKFLKVNGVCSSCGTELFHHRADDAPPYFVMTISGHVIVSGILITERMFSPPTWVELAVWLPVTVLLSLWLLPRVKGALIGYQWALRMHGFGNPAFDSDNLAQLPPSSSETVS; encoded by the coding sequence TTGACCCAGCCACTCGAACCGCCCATCACGATGACCATGTCCGATTTTGTACCCGAAGCGACGTCCGCCGACGATCTCCCACACAGGGACATCTGGCAATCGTTGAAGCGCGGCTGGCGGCAGAAGTGCCCTTCCTGCGGCGATGGGCGGATTTACGGAAAATTTCTCAAAGTCAACGGCGTGTGCTCGAGCTGCGGCACCGAATTGTTTCATCACCGCGCCGACGATGCACCGCCTTATTTCGTAATGACGATCAGCGGGCACGTCATCGTCAGCGGTATTCTGATTACCGAACGGATGTTCTCGCCGCCGACATGGGTCGAGCTTGCGGTCTGGCTACCCGTGACGGTGCTGCTCAGCCTCTGGCTTCTGCCGCGCGTCAAGGGCGCGCTCATCGGATACCAATGGGCGCTGCGCATGCATGGTTTCGGCAATCCGGCATTCGATAGTGATAATTTGGCCCAACTCCCACCGTCCTCCAGCGAAACCGTATCTTAA
- a CDS encoding NUDIX hydrolase, which produces MTETLSSAEAASQSGIRDAACVVVIDHSKPEPTLLMGRRHADQVFLPDKWVFPGGRVDAADRTLAHTFDGPYLPHDLAPELRPFALAAVRELCEETGMLIGSDATEHHHNERWPAFTAAGYAPAPVHLYPLARAITPPGRVRRYDTWFFTASRSAVANMQSTPDGELLDLNWFTLDDARKLDLPNITRLVLDDVSMRLQSTSQTTDFNGGELPFYYADACGLQRTLISCTMPQRTP; this is translated from the coding sequence ATGACGGAAACGCTTTCATCCGCTGAGGCCGCAAGTCAAAGCGGGATACGCGACGCGGCATGCGTCGTCGTCATCGACCATTCCAAACCGGAACCGACGCTGCTGATGGGCCGGCGTCACGCTGATCAGGTTTTCCTCCCGGACAAATGGGTTTTCCCGGGCGGACGTGTCGATGCTGCCGACCGGACCCTGGCTCATACCTTCGACGGTCCCTATCTCCCGCACGATCTTGCTCCCGAATTACGTCCGTTCGCGTTGGCGGCGGTGCGCGAACTCTGCGAAGAAACGGGAATGCTCATCGGCAGCGACGCGACTGAACATCATCATAATGAACGCTGGCCGGCGTTCACTGCTGCGGGATACGCGCCAGCCCCAGTCCATCTTTACCCGCTGGCGCGTGCCATAACACCGCCCGGACGCGTCCGCCGCTACGACACATGGTTTTTTACGGCATCACGTTCGGCGGTCGCGAACATGCAATCGACGCCGGATGGCGAGCTGTTGGATCTCAATTGGTTTACGCTCGACGACGCGCGCAAACTTGATCTCCCGAACATCACGCGACTCGTGCTGGACGACGTTTCGATGCGCCTTCAAAGCACATCGCAAACGACGGATTTCAACGGTGGTGAACTGCCGTTCTATTATGCGGATGCCTGCGGCCTTCAGCGCACCCTGATCTCGTGCACGATGCCGCAGCGTACACCTTGA
- the rpmG gene encoding 50S ribosomal protein L33, with protein sequence MAKPITQKIKLLSSAGTGFFYVTKKNPRTSTEKLVFKKYDPVARKHVEFKETKIK encoded by the coding sequence ATGGCAAAGCCCATTACTCAGAAGATTAAGTTGTTGTCGTCAGCCGGAACGGGCTTCTTCTATGTCACGAAGAAGAACCCACGCACATCGACCGAAAAGCTTGTTTTTAAGAAGTACGATCCTGTTGCTCGTAAGCACGTCGAGTTCAAGGAAACAAAGATTAAGTAG